DNA sequence from the Eulemur rufifrons isolate Redbay chromosome 6, OSU_ERuf_1, whole genome shotgun sequence genome:
AGACTAAAATAATGgtttactcttttaaaataattttctggcaTCATTTCGTCTGAATACTCTGGCTCCACTTGTGCACCCACAGATGACAAAACTAATGACCAAGTAATGACAGCAATAGTAATGGAAACCGTGGAAGCAGTTGGTCACACTTAGCTTGTTGCCCACAGTTGTGTTTTCAATACTCTGATTTACGCCGCCCATTTATGTACATCTGTCTGGGGCTCTCCCTCCCCCAGACCAGAACGAGTGCATCATCGCCAACCCGGCCTTCGTGGTCTACTCCTCCATCGTCTCCTTCTACGTGCCCTTCATCGTCACCCTGCTGGTCTACATCAAGATCTACATCGTCCTCCGCAGGCGCCGCAAGCGAGTCAACACCAAGCGCAGCAGCCGAGCTTTCAGGGCCAACCTGAGGGCCCCGCTCAAGGTCCGAGACCACCCTCTCCTCCGAGTGTCCCCACCTTTTACCAAAGGGCCTTGTCCCTGCTCAGGTGGGGGCTGGGACACCACGCCAGGTtgaggcccaggctggaggagcTCTGAGGAGCTGGGCAAGGGCAGGATTTGAAGGCCCGGACGGCGGGAGAGGGGCTGGGATCTGCAGGAGTGGGAGGTGGGGTCCGCGGTGCGCACCAGCTGGGAGAAGTCTTTGCTTGAAGATCTCTGTGACCAAATGCACAGCTCTTTCCTGGTGCCCCCTTGGCTCCATTCTGATCCGTCCTTAGCCTCTCCTTTCCCCAGCCTGGTCCTTCCatccctctgtcccttcctctaACACCCCCATCCAATTACCCTTACCTTCTACACTCTGCCCTGCCCACCACGCACACCTCCATCTTCCTCgcctcctcttcccttcttctctcctctgctctcttTCATCTCCCTCCTCTTGTGCCTTGTGAATTCTCCCCTTCTCTCCGCCCTCCCCAAAAAAGATGTATGTGGGCATGGAAGGAACAAGAGCTTTTAGGTTAGACACATCAGGTTCAGAACCTGGCATTGCCACTTTTTTgctgagtgactttgggcaagttgcttaacttctctgagcctcagtttcgtcatctgtgaaataggagtCGTAATCCCAACCTCACAGGGTGGTCCTGAGGATTCCATGTCAGAAGGGACGTGCGGAGCCTAGCATGGTGCCAGGCCCTCAGCAGGTGCCCCCTTGTCCTGCCCACCTCTTCTCATGTCTATCCCGACCTTCACCTGCCACCGGCCCCGCCCTCCTGATCCCTGAGCCCCTCTGCCCCGTCTGAGTTCTCCGCGGACTTCTCCGCCTTGGGTTTCTCCCGCCTCCCACCGCCCCGTGTGACCCGTGTGCCGGCTCCCTCCACAGGGCAACTGCACGCACCCCGAGGACATGAAACTCTGCACCGTTATCATGAAGTCTAATGGCAGTTTCCCAGTGAACAGGCGGAGAGTGGTAAGTGCGCAGGTCAGGGACCCAGAGCCAGGTCTTCCTGCCCCTGCGGAAGCCCGCTGGCCGTGGCTCTGAGCCCTCAGCAGTGGGTCAAAGGGAGAAGCACCTCCCAGCACCCGCCACTTGCCTCGGCTGAGGGCAGACCCACCGTGCAAACCTCCAAGCAGGCGTGGAGTGAGAGCCCTCGACTCTACGAGGCACAGGCCCCGAACACAAGGAGATGGTGGGGAGAAAGGACTTGGCCCTAACAGTGTAATAAAAATGATCACGGCCATTCCCATTTCTCAAATACCTGCCACATGGCTATTATCTCACCAAATCCTCACCACGACCCTGGGAGGTAAGTCTCATTCATCCAATTGATTTTcagtttacagaagaggaaacagaggctcagagaggatagGTGACTCAACCAAGTCTCAACAGTTAGTGACACAAAACGTATTTAAGCCCAGACCTGTGTGAGTCAGAAACCCAGGCCCGTGTTCTTTCCCCTGGCACGTGCTGCCTCATGGGCAGGCAGGTCTGGGGCTGGCGGCGGGAGCCGGGGAGGGTGGAGCAGTGCAGGGGCGGGTGGCGAGGCACAGTCTGTGAGTACAGCCCAGAGGGACACAAGCATGGcaggcccccagctctgcccagtgACAGTGGCACCAGGGTCCAAGCAGCAGGTGTTTTATCCCCCAGGTGGACAGAAAATGGGACCAGGGAACCCAGAGAAGGCCACACAAAAAGCCCAGGCCAAGTGTCCTTGGGAAGCAGGGTCCCCACCATCCCACCTGCACTGCAAGGGCAGGACACTGAGGAGCCATTTATGAGGCAGGTGCCAAAACAGGGACTTAGGAGCAAGGCCATGGCAGCGGCCCAGTTATACACCTGGGCACACAGTGAGGCCACATTTCAGGAGCTCAGACTAAGACCTCCAAAGCTTTAAAAGGAGAGCCTAAGGCAGAACCTGGGAGGCCCTGAGTGGACCCATGCCAGGGCCCTGCAGGGCAGACCAGCAGGGAAGACACGGGGACCCAGGGGTCAGCGGCACCTGGATCTGTCCAGCCAGGAGGATATGCAGCCCACGAGTGTGTGCTGGGGCAGGTCCCCACAAGGCAGGAGCACTGGGCCCCGTATTTCAGCCTGGCAGGGAGAGCGGGGTGGGCGCCCTCTGTGCAGTTAGGACAGGAGTTCCTAGAGGCAGGACTGAACATCACTTAGCTGTTTATCCCCAGCAGCCAGCGTGGTATCTGGCATACAGCTGGCACTCAGCAAGTGTTGCTCAGGTTATGAAAGAGAAGTGCCTGGTACTCAGTCCCCACAGAATGGTTATGGGATATTGAGGCTGCATAACGACTGCTGTGGGAAGGGGGCCGGGGACAGTCCCTGCTTCCCAGTGATTGTCCTCCTTGCCCCCTGGCAGGGTGATCCTGTGGCATTTGCAGGAGTCTCCagagggggaaagggaggggctggggggctgaTGCCCGGGAACTGGTCTGGCTTTACCTGGAGCTCTCTGCCTCTGGTGCAGGAGGCCGCCCGccgagcccaggagctggagatgGAGATGCTCTCCAGCACCAGCCCCCCGGAGAGGACCCGGTACAGCCCCATCCCCCCGAGCCACCACCAGCTGACTCTCCCCGACCCCTCCCACCACGGCCTCCACAGCAATCCCGACAGCCCCGCCAAACCAGAGAAGAATGGGCATGCCAAAAACCACCCCAAGCTTGCCAAGATCTTTGAGATCCAGTCCATGCCCAATGGCAAAACCCGGACCTCGCTCAAGACCATGAGCCGCAGGAAGCTCTCCCAGCAGAAGGAGAAGAAGGCCACTCAGATGCTCGCCATTGTCCTCGGTGAGTCGGCCCTCGCTGCTGGCGACAGCCGGCCTtgcccagccctggctggggAAAGCACCCATCGCTGCAGGTCCCTTTCCCTGCCTTGCCCCTCCTCACTGGGACTGGCATTTCTCAGGCACAGGCCAAGGCACTTGTACACACAGCCCTATTAGGTAGATTCTATGACtgtgctcattttacagatgggtaaacAGAGGCTTAGAGTGTAGTTATATAACTTGACCAAGAGCACCCATGATTTGAACTCAGGCCATCTGACTCCAGAGCGTGTGAACTTGACCAATCTATCATAATGTCCCCAGAACCTCACATGTCCCCAGGCAAGTCGCTGTCTCTCTCTGGTCTCCCTGTGTGTAGAGTAGGTTACTTCTCAGCGTTGTTGTGGCAGGCCGATGACATACAGTTGGTGGAAGCACTTTATAAACTGCAAAGCAGTACACATAGGTAATGATTATGGTTTTTGTTACTATCGCTATTGTTGAGGAATTGGGAAATTCAGTTCACTTGCGCTTAACCTGTGCGACCACAGCTGTGAAAAATAAAGGGGCCTTGAGAGGCAGCCCCTGATCTAAATGAGGGGGCAGCCCTGTCCGCTAGGCAGGGCTTTTGAATGAAAATCTCCTAGAAAACTGTATCATAAAGCTGAAAAATCAAGGGGTGGACTGACATGAGTGGCTGGGAAAAGGAGGACCTGGAGTGACTGCCTTCCACCTAGCACCTGCGATCCCCTTCGACCTCCCGGCAAGCCCGGGATGTGAGTGGTGCAGGTGTTACGGCTCTTGGTTTGTGAATGAGCACACGGTCCCAGCAGGGTGAGGGCCACCCAGGACCATGGGCTGGGATGTGGCAGTGTGGGACTGAAGCCAGATCCTGTGCTGCAGGGAACAGGGGCTCTGCCCTGTAGCCCTGCCCCTTCCCGACACTGCTCCGCACCTGGGCAAGCCGTCTGTGCCTGCAGGGCCGTCGCATACATGCTGCCTTTGTGCCGAGGGTCCCACCTGAGCAGGAGGTCCTGGAGAAAGCGCATCTGAGTTAGATGGCAGGGCAGGTGGACAGTCAGCCCGGGTGAGAGGGTGTGGTCCAAGGCAGGGACGGGCAAGGGTGTAACCACCAAGGCGGGGGAAATTGGGGGAAGTCTGGAGCAAGACCCTGGGTATTTGGGGACCTGAACAGACTGAAGTTCAGCTCTCAGCTTTGCTGCTCAAGAGTGAGTGACCTGGGACGAGTGGCAGAGCCATTGCGAGCCTGTTTCCCATCCACCTCATAAGGGTGGCGTGAGAACTAAGTGACATAGGTACTTAGCGCTCCCTTTCCCCAAACCATGTGTCCCACACTGCCAGGAGCAGATCCCCTCCACTTCCAGCTCAGAGGGAAGACATTGTTCTCAAAGATAACCTAGAAGGAGAATAGATATTTCCATTTCTACTGGCTGACTTGCATCAGAACGGTAACCTTTCGGATTTGTTTTTAAACCAAGTATCCTTCCCTAGGAggtattattatacccatttgacagatggggaagGTGAGGCTGAGGGAGCTGAAGGGACCCTTCGCTGCACGTGGGCCTCAGAGGCAGGTCTAGAATCCAAGACCGGGACTCCTCTCGCAGTgctcctgggctgcagcctgcTGTCTTGGGCACAGAGCGGGGGTGTCCCTGGCCGCGCTGACCATGCCCTCTCCCGCAGGCGTGTTCATCATCTGCTGGCTGCCCTTCTTCATCACGCACATCCTGAACATACACTGTGACTGCAACATCCCGCCCGTCCTGTACAGCGCCTTCACGTGGCTGGGCTATGTCAACAGCGCCGTGAACCCCATCATCTACACCACCTTCAACATCGAGTTCCGCAAGGCCTTCCTGAAGATCCTCCACTGCTGACTCTGCTGCCCGCCTGCACAGCAGCCTGCCTCCCGCCTCCCTGCCCAGGCCGGCCGGGCCTCACCCCTGCAAGCCACGGGCAGGAAGGCCTGGGGTGGACGCAGCCTTCTGCTCACCCCGGCAGGCCCTGCAGTGTTCGCTTGGCTCTGCACCCCGCACACCCTCACTCTGCCAGGGTAGTGCTAGGGAGCTGGGTACAGTCCCAGCCCTGGGCTGGACCACCCGGCTCAGGGGCAGCTCCCAgggtccccctcccacctccaggccCCCTCTCCTTGGCACCAAAGATGCAGCCATCTTCTTGACCTTTCTCTGGGGCTCTGGGGTCGCCAGGGGCCAGAGTCAGGGCCCAGAGGTGGAGCGCTCTGTGTTTGTTAGGCTTGGCCTGGggcaggcagtggggagaggTGGACAGTTCACACCCCACGAGGCACACACGAGGGAAGCAAGAGCTTTTGCCAAGGACCCAGGTGACCATTCAGTCCTCGATGACCCGTGTACATACCAGACTGCAGGACGGACCCCAGAGAAGACCAAGCCAAAAATCTCAGCTCCCACCTCCACCCCGATGTGAGCCTCTACTGTCCACGTCAGTGGGTCCTGGCACGTCCCACCCCGTTACAGCTCCCCATGTGGTTTCCACATGCTCTGAGGGGAGCAGCCCTAATCTCGAAGGGCCCCAGGAACATCTGTGGGGAGAGGAACCCCTGGCCCTAGCCCACTCTGCCGCCTTCCGACGGCCTCAGATGCAGCCCCTCTCATAGCGGGTGTGGCCACCCGGGGCCAGTAAGGGAAGTCGGCCTTGGAACCATGTCAGGGCCCGGGCCGGGGGGCGTCTGAGGTTCTTTGGGGGCTGCCTCCTGCCACATCTGACGCAAAGAcactttccttttctattctctttGGTGTCTTCTCTCTCCTGTGTCCCCTCCCTTCCACTGCCTCTGCCTTAGAGGAGCCCATGGCTAAGAGGCTGCTGGATACCGattggcctggcctggccctgccctgagggaggaggggaagctgCAGCTTGGGGGAGCCCCAGGCCCCAGACTCTGTAACATCACTCCCCATGCACCAAACTAATAAAACTTTGACAAGAGTTGCTCTCCAGGGCCCTTGGGCAGAAGGGAGCAGTGCCACCTCTGTCCTCAGCATTCAGGTGTCTGGCAGGATCCTCCCCGAGGGCAGCCAGGTggtccccacccctctccctccccctctcagGTCCTGGTGCCCCAGAAGGGCCATCCTTTGCCTTTCTCACCCACTGGGGCAGAGAGGGCTTCGTGGAAAAGGTGGCCTTTGAGGTGTTGGCTTtgcctgtgtctgtctctgtcccctgccctgactctgtgtctctgtgtcccttGCTCTGGTGTAGGCTGAGGGGAGCAGGGAAGGCCCCGAGTGCTGTGGCCTGGAGAGgtctccctccctgggcctccagaATGATCCACAGCTCCAAGCCTTCTGGGGCGACAATTGGGGCTGCCCCGACAACAGAAACTTAGCTTTCTAAAAATGAGATATAAATCAACCTGGTGAAGGAGGAATATTCTTACCATCTTGAGAATAACAGTGCTGATGACAAACAAGGTGCCGGCACCCACGGGCTCAGGCTCTGGGGAGCTGTCAGGGCATAATTTGCATgctaaatacaatatttttagcaCCAAAGTTTGGAGCACTTAACTTGCCCTGAACATTTAATTATGGACTTTGATCTTCTCCCTGAACCTGCGTGTAGGGCTAAGCCCTGAGAGAGGCTCCTGTCCCCAGGAGCACCCTGATTCCAGAAGGTGGGCAAAACAGACCCCTCgtctggctgggggtgggggcagggcaggcagtaACCCAGTTACTACCTCCTGGGGGGGCATCAGACCCCGTGGGGGCTCTGAGGACCTCTCAGCTGCCCATAACCACCCCtgaaccaacacacacacacacacacacacacacacactcccatgcTCTCAGGCTATGGAAGATCCTGACCTGGTTGGGCGCATAAAGGTTTACCTCGTTATTAGGAATCTCATGAGGGCACACAGGTCTGTCAGCGAGAACCCAGCAGGTGACAAAGGGAagcggggggagagagagagaggagggaggcggAAGACCCGGAGCAGAGTGAGCAGAGGCTGacagggagaagaggggaagagggcagggcaggggcgggaggtggggcaggggaaaGTTGCCCACAGTTGTCAAGAGGCGTCAAGTCTTTCT
Encoded proteins:
- the DRD2 gene encoding D(2) dopamine receptor isoform X2, which translates into the protein MDPLNLSWYDDDLERQNWSRPFNGSEGKADRPPYNYYATLLTLLIVVIVFGNVLVCMAVSREKALQTTTNYLIVSLAVADLLVATLVMPWVVYLEVVGEWKFSRIHCDIFVTLDVMMCTASILNLCAISIDRYTAVAMPMLYNTRYSSKRRVTVMIAIVWVLSFTISCPLLFGLNNADQNECIIANPAFVVYSSIVSFYVPFIVTLLVYIKIYIVLRRRRKRVNTKRSSRAFRANLRAPLKEAARRAQELEMEMLSSTSPPERTRYSPIPPSHHQLTLPDPSHHGLHSNPDSPAKPEKNGHAKNHPKLAKIFEIQSMPNGKTRTSLKTMSRRKLSQQKEKKATQMLAIVLGVFIICWLPFFITHILNIHCDCNIPPVLYSAFTWLGYVNSAVNPIIYTTFNIEFRKAFLKILHC
- the DRD2 gene encoding D(2) dopamine receptor isoform X1; its protein translation is MDPLNLSWYDDDLERQNWSRPFNGSEGKADRPPYNYYATLLTLLIVVIVFGNVLVCMAVSREKALQTTTNYLIVSLAVADLLVATLVMPWVVYLEVVGEWKFSRIHCDIFVTLDVMMCTASILNLCAISIDRYTAVAMPMLYNTRYSSKRRVTVMIAIVWVLSFTISCPLLFGLNNADQNECIIANPAFVVYSSIVSFYVPFIVTLLVYIKIYIVLRRRRKRVNTKRSSRAFRANLRAPLKGNCTHPEDMKLCTVIMKSNGSFPVNRRRVEAARRAQELEMEMLSSTSPPERTRYSPIPPSHHQLTLPDPSHHGLHSNPDSPAKPEKNGHAKNHPKLAKIFEIQSMPNGKTRTSLKTMSRRKLSQQKEKKATQMLAIVLGVFIICWLPFFITHILNIHCDCNIPPVLYSAFTWLGYVNSAVNPIIYTTFNIEFRKAFLKILHC